CCAGGGAAGCTTCGAATCAACAACCATCTAAAAAACATCGACCCTCGAATGATTACGATCTGGAGAAAGGCAAGTCTTCGACCAGTTCCAACAAAGTGGGAGAAGAGACAAAATCGGATAACCCAGTTAAGAGTCTGTTGGCAGCATACGAAAGctctgatgatgatgatgactgATGCATGAATTAATGTCGTTTTCCTTTTACGGTAACGCTATGTATCTCTCGTGCATTTGATACTCTGCACGGCCTTAGTTATATAAGACATTAAGTAGAATCTACAAGCTCCCTTGTAAGAGTCCTTTCTTCAGCTGTCTTGAAAGAGACACAGAGAGAGAATATTGTTGTTAACGGAGAATATGTTTTTGACCACATTTTGTAGACATTCTTGTGAGGAATCTAAATATCATATGCCAAAATATATGAGCTTTCAACAACATTTTCCTTGTTTAAATCTCTTGATTTTGTAGTTAAGCTGTCAACAGCAATGAATTTTTTCTCCCTCCCACGTCGCTAAGAACgtgggtttttttaatcttGCCTCTTACCAACCCATTTTCCTTTATCTGACAATGTCCGATGCTTTCTCCCTCTCAATCTCCCTATGAAGAAATCAATCACCATCTTGATAATTTCTGTGTTGATCCAATCTGTTACTGGGTTGGAGACAGACGAATTCTTCCTGGACGAACGTGATGCTCTGATTCAACTGAGGGATCTCGTGACGTCGTCCTCAAACCTGCATGTGAACTGGACGGAACGAGCATGCATCAGTGCGAACCAGAGCATCTGGGCGGGCGTTGGCTGCTCGGATTGGCACGTGACGCATCTGGTCCTCGAAGGAATCCAGCTCACTAGTTCTCTTCCTCTCCCACCTATGCTGTTCCAAAACCTTACATTCTTGACCAAACTCAGCTTCACAAACAACTCTTTGCACGGCCCTCTTCCCGATCTCACCAACCTAGTGCACCTCCAGTACGTGTTCCTCTCCAAGAATAACTTCTCAGGGTCCATACCCTACACCTACATTGACCTACCCGAGCTAACCAAACTCGAGCTGCAAGAAAACGAACTCTCGGGTCAAATCCCGCCTTTCAATCAGCAAACGCTGATAGCCTTCAATGTCTCTAGTAATCAGCTCGGAGGGCCAGTCCCTCAGACCCGCGTCCTCCAAAGCTTCCCCGAAAGCTCCTATGCTAACAACTTGGGTTTATGTGGATCCATCCCAGGAATGAGTTCTTGTCCTCTCGCTCCTGCTCCAGCTCCCTCTTCGTTTCAACCACCAGCAAGGGCCGGTGGCGGCCTCCAACCGTGGAGCATTGCTGTGATCGCAGCCACAGCTCTACTCGTTGGTCTGTCTGTACTCTGCTGTTACATCAGAAAAGCTAAAGAGAAAGATGAGCCAGAAGTAGTAGGTATAACATATACGCATACCAGCCATTCGATTGTCGTAATCATATCTTTTATCCGGTTGTCTTTTTCACTTTTTCATGTTATTTTGCGTAGTTCTCAAGTCTTCTGGCCAGAGGGGCGTCAGCCGCCCCCTCCCACCCCTTTTATCAAGAATTATAAAAGCAGTTGAACTTCtgctaatattttttttctgcgTTCGCCTCTCGATGAATGTATGTAGGAGAAGTGTACAAAGAAAAGGCGGATGACTCGGAGACAAGTATGAAACTGGAGTTCTTGGAGAGGCCGGTGTTTGAGCTGGATGATTTGCTGCGGTCAGCGGCTGAGGTGATCGGGAGGGGGAAGCTGGGGACGACGTACAAGGCGGTGCTGGATTGCGGTTCCGTGGTGGCTGTGAAAAGACTGGAGAACGTGAAGGCGACGAGCAACAAGGAGTTTGCGCAGCAGATGCAGGTGCTGGGAAACATCAAGCACCAGAACTTGGCAGAGATCATCTCCTTTTACCACTCCAAAGAGGAGAAGATCATCGTCTACGACTACGTAGATGATCAGAGTTTGTTCACCATGCTACACGGTAATTActgttaataattaattaattatgttttcatccatatttttagtaagtttcttTTTAAGAAGTTCagtctcattttccactaactcattttacttAATAACGACAGAGGGCCAAGGCATTGCGCTCGACTGGACCAGCCGCGCAACCATCATCAACGAAATCGCCACCGCGCTAgggcacctccaccgcaacTCCGCCTCCCACGGCAACCTCAAATCCTCCAACGTCCTAATCCACACGGCCGCTGGCACCACCGCGCCACCGCGGGTGAGGCTGACGGACTACGGCCTGCTGGGGATAGCGCCGCCGCAGATGCTCGCCGCCGGGAGGACTCCGGAGGCGGTGGCCGGGAAGAGGTTAAACCCGAGGATGGCCGACGTGTACTGCCTGGGAATCGTGGTGCTGGAGATGGTGACGGGCCGGGCGGCCAAGGCGGCGGAGAGCAGCGGCGATGATCTGTCGGGGTGGGTGAGAGAGGCCGTGAGCATCGACTGGTCGACTGATATAGTGGATATGCAGATAGTCGGGGAGAGGGAAGGGTATGAGGATATGCTGAAGCTCACGGAGATGGCGCTGCAGTGTACGGATCAGTCGCCGGAGCGGCGGCCGGAGATCAGTCAAGTTCTTACCATGATACAAGACATCATCGTATAATGTTAACCTTACCTTAACACCCCATTGAttctagtatttcttttaatttctcaaATAAATTACTAGTATAGTACTATATTGCCAAATTCTGGTTTGTCTAACACTTTTTTATAATGGGTTAATTGCCTATAAATTTAGAAGGTTGGTTGAATTATGATTTGTCATGtatcttttaaattttgaatgataaattatgaagttttaaaattttttcaaTCGTATAAAATTAGAAGGTTGGTTGAATTATGATTTGTCATGtatcttttaaattttgaatgataaattatgaagttttaaaattttttcaaTCGTCATGATAACTTTTTTTGCGGCAAATTCGATgctaaattgactcacatgttagtgttgttaatgaataatgaaataaatgCGAGAGCGTAGATGACTCGATGGTAATTTGGAGCTTAAGTAAGTATTTAGTTAAATGGGacaattgaaaatttttaaaactcCATGATTtgtcattcaaattttaaaaggtCTGATATAAACTAGAATTTAAGAAATCTTTGCGATTTAGAGGCAATTTATCCTATTATAAATTGAAGTAAAAAGTTTGAGATTTTCGTAATTATCTAATCCTTCTCTTTTATAAGAATTATGCATTGATGTTTAAAATACGCGGACAAAGTTGTGTTAGGCAAAAAAGAGTACGTGTACTTAAAATAACGTTTTATCCAAGTATTTTAAATCGACTATCATATCAACGTGTAATTCGCTAAAAAAGAGAAGGATTCGATAATTGCAAAATTCTCGTGATTCATTTTCGAATATTGAATAGTATGGAACGAAGTGAATTTGACTATCTTTTGTGATACATCTGTTAGCcatttacttttttcattttctagttCAATAAAAGACTTCGTCCCTCTGCTTATGATTAATTAGTAGTATGAATTAACTCAGTTTGGATTTTACTAAATATagtgaaaagtgaaaagtgaGTGGAAGAAACTAATACTACTGGAATATAAAATCTATTagtactaaaaattataaaaagtaGTAATTAAGATGATTAATTACAGAcgaatgaaataaaaactaTGCCAATTAATCGTGGACAAAAGGAAGTAGTGGTAACTAATAGTAATAACACTACTTGTATTGTCACGTTGCTATTCAAGTTAATTCATTTGCAGAGCAGCAGAAGAATATGTTATGCTCGGACTGCTTCATCGTGTTAATATTTATATGGTTTTTGGTTGTTGGATAAGTATCAAATAACAGAAGGTGACTTGAATGTGATTGTATTTTATTGATCTACTTGTTATTGGATGGAT
This sequence is a window from Salvia splendens isolate huo1 chromosome 14, SspV2, whole genome shotgun sequence. Protein-coding genes within it:
- the LOC121763729 gene encoding probable leucine-rich repeat receptor-like protein kinase At1g68400, whose protein sequence is MKKSITILIISVLIQSVTGLETDEFFLDERDALIQLRDLVTSSSNLHVNWTERACISANQSIWAGVGCSDWHVTHLVLEGIQLTSSLPLPPMLFQNLTFLTKLSFTNNSLHGPLPDLTNLVHLQYVFLSKNNFSGSIPYTYIDLPELTKLELQENELSGQIPPFNQQTLIAFNVSSNQLGGPVPQTRVLQSFPESSYANNLGLCGSIPGMSSCPLAPAPAPSSFQPPARAGGGLQPWSIAVIAATALLVGLSVLCCYIRKAKEKDEPEVVGEVYKEKADDSETSMKLEFLERPVFELDDLLRSAAEVIGRGKLGTTYKAVLDCGSVVAVKRLENVKATSNKEFAQQMQVLGNIKHQNLAEIISFYHSKEEKIIVYDYVDDQSLFTMLHEGQGIALDWTSRATIINEIATALGHLHRNSASHGNLKSSNVLIHTAAGTTAPPRVRLTDYGLLGIAPPQMLAAGRTPEAVAGKRLNPRMADVYCLGIVVLEMVTGRAAKAAESSGDDLSGWVREAVSIDWSTDIVDMQIVGEREGYEDMLKLTEMALQCTDQSPERRPEISQVLTMIQDIIV